One segment of Bacillus alkalisoli DNA contains the following:
- a CDS encoding ABC transporter permease — MKKHLFYQTGTLAAFILKKDRLRLPIWIISIVLLTIVTAGAFNDLYKTDQERQAIAETMKNPAMIAMVGPGYGFDDYHTGAMMAHQMLLFTALMVAVMSILLVSRHTRADEEDGRLELIRSLPTGRLANLSSTIFVMCVTYLVLAVAVGISLYALQEESLTFQGSLLYGAALGATGIFFTAITALMAQLSETSRGTISYSFAFLGGAYLLRAVGDVSNETLSWFSPLGWILGTETYVNNYWWPIVLTAFVSAVIMVVAFYLNSIRDVGSGFIQAKPGKEYATSGLLSTLGLPLHLLKTLIISWAIGMFVLGVSYGSVFGDLDTFFESTEMMEELLNPVEGFSLTEQFLALLMSIISMLCTIAPLLMFLKLRGEEKKGRLEHVTARAVSRTRIIGSYLVIGLVGAVVMQLLAMLGLWTAVVSVMEDPISLRTMFQAAIAYVPAMWVMVAIAAFLVGWAQRWTNLIWLYLGYSFFVVYLGGMLQAPEWMGKISPFGNVPQIPIADMNWLQIISLLVIALVVSLLGITGFRKRDLEG, encoded by the coding sequence ATGAAAAAGCATTTGTTTTACCAAACAGGCACCCTTGCTGCTTTTATCTTAAAAAAAGATCGTTTGAGATTGCCAATCTGGATTATATCTATCGTTTTACTAACAATTGTAACGGCTGGGGCGTTTAATGATTTATATAAAACAGACCAAGAGCGTCAAGCAATAGCAGAAACGATGAAAAATCCAGCAATGATTGCGATGGTCGGTCCCGGTTATGGTTTCGATGACTACCATACTGGAGCTATGATGGCTCATCAGATGTTACTTTTTACAGCCCTTATGGTTGCGGTAATGAGTATATTACTGGTTTCGCGTCATACAAGAGCAGATGAGGAAGATGGTCGGCTCGAGCTTATTCGGTCGTTACCAACAGGTAGACTAGCTAACTTAAGTTCTACGATATTCGTAATGTGTGTAACGTACTTGGTATTAGCAGTTGCTGTTGGAATAAGTTTATATGCCTTGCAAGAAGAGAGCTTAACGTTTCAAGGCTCGCTCTTATACGGGGCAGCACTCGGGGCGACTGGCATTTTTTTCACAGCAATAACAGCACTAATGGCACAGCTTTCCGAAACTTCACGAGGTACGATTAGCTATTCGTTTGCCTTTCTTGGAGGAGCTTATTTACTAAGAGCTGTTGGTGATGTTTCAAATGAAACGTTATCATGGTTTTCACCATTAGGTTGGATTTTAGGCACGGAAACTTACGTAAATAACTACTGGTGGCCGATTGTGTTGACTGCTTTTGTATCAGCAGTCATTATGGTGGTTGCGTTTTATTTAAACAGTATTCGAGATGTTGGCTCTGGTTTTATACAAGCGAAGCCAGGGAAGGAATATGCAACTAGCGGGTTGTTGTCGACGCTCGGGTTACCTCTTCACCTTTTAAAAACATTAATCATTAGCTGGGCCATTGGGATGTTTGTGTTAGGTGTATCTTATGGGTCGGTGTTCGGGGACTTAGACACGTTTTTTGAAAGTACCGAAATGATGGAAGAACTACTAAATCCAGTGGAAGGTTTTTCGTTAACCGAGCAGTTCCTAGCTTTATTAATGTCGATCATTTCAATGCTTTGTACTATAGCTCCATTATTAATGTTTTTGAAATTACGTGGGGAAGAGAAGAAAGGACGTCTTGAACATGTGACAGCACGAGCCGTTTCTCGAACACGTATTATTGGAAGCTACTTAGTTATTGGACTTGTCGGAGCGGTTGTGATGCAGTTATTAGCCATGTTAGGGTTATGGACGGCGGTAGTTTCGGTGATGGAAGATCCGATTAGTTTAAGAACCATGTTCCAAGCTGCCATTGCTTACGTGCCAGCGATGTGGGTAATGGTCGCGATTGCTGCATTTCTAGTAGGATGGGCACAAAGGTGGACGAATTTAATCTGGTTATACTTAGGCTATTCATTCTTCGTTGTATATCTAGGTGGGATGCTTCAAGCACCGGAATGGATGGGCAAAATCTCCCCATTCGGAAACGTACCACAAATCCCAATCGCAGACATGAACTGGTTACAAATAATAAGTTTACTAGTCATTGCATTAGTTGTCTCTCTCCTAGGCATAACAGGCTTTAGAAAAAGAGACCTAGAAGGATAA
- a CDS encoding IS3 family transposase translates to MRKEYPVFILCRVLEVSVSGYYAYLKRPKKKVSHGDKELFKKISNVFKKHKGTFGAKRIAGYMKNKMSIIVNHKKVARLMKEANMKATVRQKNTTKTEKQKAAGYVYNNLLERDFNAEFPNQKWVTDMTEIKVFNTKFYISALMDLFNREVIAFEISFSPDTELIKRTIEAGQKQRQLKDLEGVTIHSDQGSVYRSFEHNKLSRTLKFTPSMSRKGNCWDNAVIESFFSQLKVEFPCFYPNTKKAIFEKDLKKYIMYYNEERIQKGLGYDSPKEYYKEFIKVA, encoded by the coding sequence TTGAGAAAGGAATATCCAGTGTTTATATTATGTCGTGTATTAGAGGTATCTGTAAGTGGTTATTATGCATATCTTAAACGGCCTAAGAAGAAGGTTTCACATGGAGATAAAGAGCTATTTAAAAAGATTAGCAATGTCTTTAAGAAGCACAAGGGAACCTTCGGTGCAAAAAGGATTGCTGGGTACATGAAAAATAAGATGAGTATCATAGTAAATCATAAAAAAGTAGCTCGTCTTATGAAGGAAGCAAATATGAAAGCCACTGTTAGACAAAAAAACACTACGAAAACAGAGAAACAAAAAGCTGCTGGATATGTGTACAATAACCTTCTAGAACGGGATTTTAATGCAGAGTTCCCAAACCAAAAATGGGTTACGGACATGACTGAAATTAAAGTGTTTAATACGAAATTTTATATTTCAGCGTTAATGGATCTTTTTAATAGAGAAGTTATTGCCTTTGAGATTAGTTTCAGCCCTGACACTGAGCTTATTAAGCGTACGATCGAAGCCGGTCAAAAGCAGCGTCAGCTAAAGGATTTAGAAGGGGTTACAATTCATAGTGATCAAGGAAGCGTGTACCGTTCTTTTGAACATAATAAATTGTCGAGAACACTTAAGTTTACCCCAAGTATGTCTAGGAAAGGAAACTGTTGGGATAATGCCGTGATTGAAAGTTTCTTTTCTCAATTAAAAGTTGAATTTCCATGTTTCTATCCAAACACTAAAAAGGCTATATTTGAGAAAGATTTAAAGAAATATATCATGTATTATAATGAAGAACGAATCCAAAAAGGCCTGGGTTATGACTCACCAAAAGAGTACTATAAAGAGTTTATAAAGGTAGCGTAA
- a CDS encoding helix-turn-helix domain-containing protein — protein MEKKPSVNLSGKVKIEAVEKVLNGMSVRVVADEFNVTRQTVNRWVNTYKHSGPSAFKVATNKHVNSFDSVNLDDKKRIQQLEKLLKEKEMENEILKKFQTFLKEKK, from the coding sequence ATGGAGAAGAAACCATCGGTTAATTTGAGTGGAAAAGTTAAAATAGAGGCTGTAGAAAAAGTATTGAATGGAATGTCTGTAAGAGTTGTCGCAGATGAATTTAACGTAACTCGTCAAACAGTAAATAGGTGGGTTAATACGTATAAACACAGTGGTCCTAGTGCGTTTAAAGTAGCTACTAATAAGCATGTAAACTCTTTTGATTCAGTGAATTTAGATGATAAAAAACGTATTCAACAATTAGAGAAATTATTAAAAGAAAAGGAAATGGAGAACGAAATTCTAAAAAAGTTCCAAACCTTTCTCAAAGAGAAAAAGTAA
- a CDS encoding GNAT family N-acetyltransferase — protein MYKFNIVSETDRLIIRPYTIHDYWNWYTGHDNRLPSQHKYDQGRVDLSQCSEQWFYDMVYKHQHLAQKDELYIYGIFCKKDKKHIGALDFSTLLRLNFQWARFGYGIHNQFWRNGYGKEAVIRALELGATNLGYHRIEAHINVDNGPSIKLAESCGLKYECTRKAFILEDGKWTDNAIYFINTTQ, from the coding sequence TTGTACAAATTTAACATCGTATCAGAAACAGACAGATTAATCATTCGTCCATACACGATACATGATTATTGGAACTGGTACACTGGGCACGATAACCGACTACCTTCACAACATAAATACGACCAAGGTAGAGTAGACTTATCTCAATGCTCGGAACAATGGTTTTACGACATGGTATATAAACATCAACATCTTGCACAAAAAGATGAGCTTTATATATACGGTATTTTTTGCAAAAAAGACAAAAAGCACATTGGCGCACTAGATTTTTCAACGTTACTACGTCTTAATTTCCAATGGGCACGCTTCGGCTACGGTATTCACAACCAATTTTGGCGAAACGGCTACGGAAAAGAAGCAGTAATTCGTGCACTAGAATTAGGCGCAACAAATCTTGGTTACCATCGAATCGAAGCACATATTAACGTAGATAACGGCCCGTCTATTAAACTTGCAGAAAGTTGCGGACTAAAGTACGAATGTACAAGAAAAGCCTTTATCCTTGAAGACGGTAAATGGACGGATAACGCCATTTACTTTATAAATACAACTCAATAG
- a CDS encoding ring-cleaving dioxygenase, which produces MNGLKGIHHVTAITSSAEKNYEFFTYVLGMRLVKKTVNQDDIQTYHLFFADDTGSAGTDMTFFDFPGIQKGTHGTNEISKTGFRVPTDAAIEYWEKRFERLNVKHRGIQEQFGKKTISFVDFDDQQYQLVSDENNKGVVSGTPWQNGPIPLEYAITGLGPLHIRIANFDYFKEMVVKVLQFKEIGQEENLYLFEVGDGGNGASIIAEHNDSLPQGQQGFGTVHHAAFRVEDRSVIDEWDNRLRSFSFQTSGHVDRYFFESLYARLAPNILFEFATDGPGFMGDEPYETLGEKLSLPPFLEPKREQIEKLVRPIDTVRSTKEIKKEYES; this is translated from the coding sequence ATGAACGGACTAAAAGGTATTCATCACGTAACCGCTATCACAAGTAGCGCCGAAAAAAACTACGAGTTTTTCACATATGTATTAGGTATGCGTTTAGTGAAAAAAACAGTCAACCAAGACGACATTCAAACATACCACTTATTTTTCGCTGACGACACAGGAAGTGCAGGAACAGATATGACTTTTTTCGATTTCCCAGGCATACAAAAAGGCACGCACGGAACTAATGAAATTTCCAAAACTGGTTTCCGCGTACCAACAGACGCAGCAATCGAATACTGGGAAAAGCGATTTGAACGTCTTAACGTAAAACATAGAGGTATCCAAGAACAATTCGGAAAGAAAACAATCTCTTTCGTTGACTTTGATGACCAACAATACCAACTAGTATCAGACGAAAACAACAAAGGTGTCGTATCCGGTACACCGTGGCAAAACGGCCCAATCCCACTTGAATATGCCATTACTGGACTAGGACCATTACACATTAGAATCGCTAACTTTGACTATTTTAAAGAAATGGTTGTAAAGGTACTTCAATTCAAAGAAATTGGTCAAGAAGAGAATCTTTACCTTTTTGAAGTAGGCGATGGAGGAAATGGAGCAAGTATCATCGCGGAACATAACGACTCGCTACCTCAAGGACAACAAGGTTTCGGTACAGTCCATCATGCAGCATTCCGTGTTGAAGACCGATCCGTCATAGACGAATGGGACAACCGATTAAGAAGCTTCAGTTTCCAAACATCAGGACATGTCGACCGTTACTTCTTTGAATCGTTATACGCAAGACTAGCTCCAAACATATTATTCGAATTCGCAACAGACGGCCCAGGCTTTATGGGAGACGAACCATACGAAACACTTGGAGAAAAACTATCCCTCCCACCATTCTTAGAACCTAAACGAGAACAAATCGAAAAATTAGTTCGACCAATTGACACGGTTAGAAGTACGAAAGAAATAAAGAAAGAATATGAATCATAA
- a CDS encoding DEAD/DEAH box helicase → MSQTQNQKIILNNKIIQDMCGPTSFKRGETFHRTGKITMEQINEQQYVATVLATSKQSFIVNLNITEDGHVQPTCSCPKLSSFQKDCQHIAGALIFLLNYIKTNNQQDIFSIFNEKQKRTLGKQRHFETREIITPEFILTTIGQSFGLQLVIANTNIPNALEFLRKIADGNSSRVSPSFTFDQTKHCFPPEANEIIQQLLDGSLHEKNNTIIVTPATFKVLFPLLKKMHALPFTHNKKSYPHVHMSAEPLDLCFTFLEGASKTYELKIDGLENLTLMEKYEVVIDQNKLKPLEQEDMKRLAELKRLTNKNSNVITIPPNQIGLFLEKVVPGLKKFGEIKLPESVKNNLNQTPLVAKLYLDRLKNKLLVGLEFHYDNIIINPVEDKAPNIPFFLRNVEKEEQILELLEESQLTQTESGYFLQNEDLEYEFLYHVVPKLQHLTQIYATTTVRNRVSRENVKPKIRVKIQKERTNWLEFKFELDGIKDIHIRDLMQALEEKRKYYRLKNGTLLSLEAKEYEEIQRFLQAVPEQMEDLESGLNMPIVKGLKLLETIENDDTLTLEDSFKSVLEKLQNPENGGFIVPATLEPILRDYQKQGYQWLKTLASYSFGGILADDMGLGKTLQSITYIASELDEIRRRKQPILIVCPSSLTYNWLQEIQKFAPEISAGLIDGSKQQRTVGITKCTDFDCVITSYPLLRMDIKQWEQIEFHTIFFDEAQNFKNPITQTARAVKQLKAEHRFALTGTPIENSIEELWSIFHVVFPELFQGLREFSFLPNKTISRRVRPFLLRRLKEDVLGELPGKIEQVDSAELLPEQKKLYAAYLAKLREDTLKHLDKDTFRKNRIKILAGLTRLRQICCHPKLFVQEYNGSSAKMEQLLQIIEESKQAGRRVLIFSQFTKMLDIIGKELAYSGVSYFYLDGQTPSEERVERCHRFNEGERDFFLISLKAGGTGLNLTGADTVILYDIWWNPAVEEQAADRAHRMGQTEVVQVIKLIARGTIEEKMNELQEKKRNVIQQILDPDERTSTSLTEEDIREILMIDGRN, encoded by the coding sequence ATGAGCCAAACACAAAATCAAAAAATCATACTCAACAACAAAATCATCCAGGACATGTGTGGGCCTACTTCCTTTAAACGTGGCGAAACGTTCCATCGTACAGGCAAAATTACAATGGAACAAATTAACGAACAACAGTACGTTGCAACCGTATTAGCAACATCGAAGCAATCCTTTATAGTAAATCTCAACATCACAGAAGATGGACACGTCCAACCAACTTGTAGCTGTCCAAAGCTTTCATCGTTTCAAAAGGATTGTCAACATATCGCTGGTGCCTTAATTTTTCTACTAAACTACATAAAAACAAACAATCAACAAGATATTTTCTCTATTTTCAACGAAAAACAAAAACGCACACTCGGCAAACAACGTCATTTTGAAACGAGAGAAATTATTACACCAGAGTTCATTCTAACAACAATCGGGCAATCTTTCGGCCTACAACTTGTTATCGCAAACACGAACATACCGAATGCTCTTGAATTTTTACGAAAAATAGCCGATGGCAATTCTTCAAGAGTCTCGCCATCTTTCACATTCGACCAAACTAAACACTGCTTCCCACCAGAAGCGAATGAAATAATACAACAATTACTAGATGGCTCATTACACGAAAAAAACAACACAATAATAGTAACGCCAGCTACATTCAAAGTTCTTTTTCCATTATTGAAAAAAATGCACGCTCTACCATTCACTCATAACAAAAAAAGCTACCCGCACGTCCATATGTCGGCAGAGCCACTCGACCTTTGCTTTACCTTTCTAGAAGGGGCTAGCAAAACGTACGAGTTAAAAATAGACGGGCTAGAAAATCTCACATTAATGGAAAAATACGAAGTCGTCATCGACCAAAACAAATTAAAACCGCTAGAGCAAGAAGACATGAAAAGATTAGCGGAATTAAAACGATTAACGAACAAAAATTCAAACGTCATTACCATACCACCAAATCAAATTGGTCTATTCCTAGAAAAAGTAGTTCCTGGTTTGAAAAAATTCGGGGAGATAAAACTACCTGAATCTGTAAAAAATAATCTAAACCAAACACCTTTAGTAGCAAAACTTTACTTAGATCGCCTGAAAAACAAATTACTTGTTGGATTGGAGTTTCATTACGATAACATCATCATTAATCCAGTGGAAGATAAAGCACCCAACATCCCGTTCTTCCTTCGAAACGTTGAAAAAGAAGAACAAATATTAGAGCTTTTAGAAGAAAGTCAACTGACACAAACAGAGAGTGGCTATTTTTTGCAAAATGAAGACCTAGAATATGAGTTTCTTTATCATGTAGTGCCAAAACTTCAACATCTAACACAAATTTACGCAACGACAACGGTGAGAAATCGTGTTTCTAGGGAAAATGTCAAACCGAAAATTCGTGTCAAAATACAAAAAGAGCGGACAAATTGGCTCGAATTCAAGTTCGAATTAGACGGAATTAAAGACATACACATTCGAGATCTAATGCAAGCCCTAGAAGAAAAGCGTAAATATTACCGCTTAAAAAATGGTACACTCTTGTCACTTGAAGCAAAAGAATATGAAGAAATTCAACGTTTTCTTCAAGCAGTACCTGAACAAATGGAAGACCTAGAGTCAGGCTTAAATATGCCAATCGTAAAAGGATTAAAGCTTCTAGAAACTATCGAAAACGACGACACTTTAACGTTAGAAGACTCTTTTAAATCTGTTTTAGAAAAACTGCAGAACCCAGAAAATGGGGGCTTTATCGTACCTGCAACGTTAGAGCCGATTTTAAGAGACTATCAAAAACAAGGGTATCAATGGCTAAAAACACTTGCGAGCTACAGTTTTGGCGGGATTCTTGCGGACGATATGGGACTCGGTAAAACATTGCAAAGCATCACATACATCGCAAGCGAACTTGATGAAATTAGAAGAAGGAAGCAACCTATTTTAATTGTCTGTCCATCTTCCTTAACCTATAACTGGCTACAAGAAATACAAAAATTCGCACCAGAAATAAGCGCTGGCCTAATAGATGGAAGCAAACAACAAAGAACAGTCGGAATAACGAAATGTACTGATTTTGACTGTGTGATTACATCCTATCCGTTACTTCGAATGGATATAAAGCAGTGGGAACAGATCGAGTTTCACACTATCTTTTTTGATGAAGCTCAAAACTTCAAAAATCCGATTACACAAACAGCTCGCGCGGTGAAACAACTAAAAGCAGAACACCGTTTTGCTTTAACAGGTACACCAATAGAAAACTCAATCGAAGAGCTATGGTCGATTTTTCATGTTGTCTTTCCAGAACTATTCCAAGGTTTAAGAGAGTTTAGCTTTTTGCCGAATAAAACCATTTCGCGTAGAGTTCGTCCTTTCCTGTTGAGACGTTTGAAAGAAGACGTACTAGGAGAACTTCCAGGAAAAATCGAACAAGTAGATTCAGCGGAACTTTTGCCAGAACAAAAAAAGCTCTATGCAGCCTACTTAGCAAAGCTACGTGAAGACACATTGAAACATTTAGACAAAGATACGTTTCGCAAAAATCGTATCAAAATATTAGCGGGATTAACACGATTACGACAAATATGCTGTCACCCAAAACTGTTCGTCCAAGAATACAACGGAAGCTCAGCGAAAATGGAGCAACTTTTACAAATTATTGAAGAGTCTAAACAAGCAGGGAGAAGGGTACTCATCTTCTCACAATTTACAAAAATGCTAGATATAATAGGGAAAGAACTAGCCTATAGTGGGGTGTCATATTTTTATTTAGATGGACAAACACCTTCGGAAGAAAGAGTGGAACGTTGTCACCGATTTAACGAAGGGGAGAGAGACTTTTTTCTTATCTCGTTAAAAGCTGGTGGAACAGGTCTTAACTTAACTGGAGCGGATACCGTTATTCTTTATGACATTTGGTGGAATCCAGCCGTGGAAGAACAAGCTGCAGACAGAGCCCACCGAATGGGACAAACAGAAGTAGTTCAAGTAATTAAGTTGATTGCTCGCGGTACCATTGAAGAAAAAATGAACGAACTTCAAGAGAAAAAACGAAACGTCATTCAACAAATTTTAGACCCAGACGAAAGAACATCTACTTCGCTTACAGAAGAGGATATTCGTGAAATATTAATGATTGATGGACGAAACTAG
- a CDS encoding DUF2161 domain-containing phosphodiesterase gives MTEKKKLLEVDLYKPIQTYLKKQGYEVRGEVKDCDIAAVKGDSLVIVELKLNLNIDLLLQATKRQKLTDSVYIAIPRPKNLRTKRWKELCQLVKRLELGLIVVAFTASRKRAEVVFEPTTYPGKVRKNNQKRDAILKEVNGRSGDYNLGGSSKTKIMTAYKENCIQIASLLEKHGPLSPKKLKELGTGDKTPSILAKNYYDWFDRVKRGTYVVNEKGIKEIKEHIELVDYYVGD, from the coding sequence ATGACAGAAAAGAAAAAACTATTAGAAGTAGATTTATATAAACCAATCCAAACCTATTTGAAAAAGCAAGGCTATGAAGTACGCGGCGAAGTAAAAGATTGTGACATTGCAGCAGTAAAAGGGGACAGTCTTGTTATTGTGGAGCTAAAGTTAAACTTAAACATAGACCTTCTTTTGCAAGCGACGAAACGACAAAAGCTTACAGATTCTGTTTATATCGCGATTCCACGTCCAAAAAACCTTCGCACGAAGCGATGGAAGGAACTTTGCCAGCTTGTAAAAAGACTAGAACTCGGACTGATCGTTGTTGCGTTCACTGCAAGCCGGAAACGAGCTGAAGTTGTATTTGAACCAACCACCTATCCTGGTAAAGTGAGAAAAAACAACCAAAAGCGTGACGCCATTTTAAAAGAAGTAAACGGAAGAAGTGGAGATTACAACCTCGGTGGAAGTAGCAAAACAAAAATCATGACAGCATACAAAGAAAACTGCATTCAAATTGCTAGCTTACTAGAAAAACACGGGCCATTGTCACCAAAGAAACTAAAAGAACTAGGCACAGGAGATAAAACCCCATCCATCCTAGCCAAAAACTACTACGACTGGTTTGATAGGGTGAAGAGGGGAACGTACGTTGTTAACGAAAAGGGGATAAAGGAAATAAAAGAGCATATAGAGCTTGTTGATTATTATGTTGGTGATTAG
- a CDS encoding SET domain-containing protein, producing the protein MTAEKIEVKRSPVSDGEFQRGVFATHDIKKGDIIHVAPVIPYPNEQHMLIEHTVLADYVYEYGINHSAIVLGYGMLFNHSYDPNAYYEISFETHTFTYIAHKDIKAGDEIFINYNGDVDIDDPLWFNEEKSEEE; encoded by the coding sequence ATGACAGCAGAAAAAATTGAAGTAAAAAGATCACCTGTTAGTGATGGTGAATTCCAGCGTGGCGTTTTTGCAACACATGATATAAAAAAAGGCGATATCATACATGTAGCTCCTGTTATACCTTACCCGAATGAACAGCATATGCTAATTGAGCATACAGTTTTAGCGGATTATGTTTATGAGTATGGGATAAATCATAGTGCGATTGTTTTAGGGTATGGGATGTTGTTTAATCATTCGTATGATCCGAATGCGTATTATGAGATTAGTTTTGAGACGCATACGTTTACTTATATTGCCCATAAGGATATAAAGGCTGGCGATGAGATTTTCATCAATTATAACGGTGATGTGGATATTGATGATCCGCTTTGGTTTAATGAAGAAAAGAGTGAAGAGGAATAA
- the pflA gene encoding pyruvate formate-lyase-activating protein, with translation MKGYIHSVETSGMVDGPGIRYVIFTQGCLLRCQFCHNPDTWEQKKGNEMSVDELVADIETYIPYLKQSGGGVTVSGGEPLLQIDFLIALFKRCKKLGLHTTVDTSAGCFNQSSKFLQSLDELLQYTDLFLLDIKQINDEKHKDLTSVGNSHILEFARLLSDRKVPVWIRHVLVPGKTDSEEDLTALASFVGQLVNVEKVEVLPYHQLGVYKWEQLGIPYPLAKVSPPTEESVKKAQHILGSN, from the coding sequence ATGAAAGGTTATATTCACTCTGTAGAAACGTCAGGTATGGTCGATGGGCCTGGAATCCGTTATGTTATTTTTACTCAAGGCTGTTTGTTGCGTTGTCAATTTTGTCATAACCCTGATACGTGGGAGCAGAAAAAAGGAAATGAAATGTCGGTGGATGAGTTAGTTGCAGATATTGAGACGTACATTCCTTATTTAAAGCAATCTGGCGGTGGCGTAACGGTTAGCGGAGGCGAGCCTTTATTGCAAATTGATTTTTTGATCGCGTTATTTAAACGTTGTAAAAAGCTTGGGCTTCACACTACGGTTGATACGTCTGCTGGTTGTTTCAATCAATCTAGTAAGTTTTTGCAATCTCTTGATGAACTGTTACAATATACGGATTTGTTTTTACTAGATATAAAGCAAATAAATGATGAAAAACATAAGGATCTAACTTCTGTTGGCAACTCTCATATTCTTGAATTCGCTCGCCTTTTATCAGACAGAAAAGTTCCTGTTTGGATTCGACATGTACTTGTGCCTGGTAAAACAGATAGCGAGGAAGATTTAACTGCTTTAGCTAGTTTCGTAGGTCAGTTAGTTAATGTAGAAAAAGTGGAAGTGCTCCCTTATCATCAATTAGGTGTTTATAAGTGGGAACAGTTAGGCATTCCATATCCCCTTGCGAAAGTCTCTCCCCCTACCGAAGAAAGCGTGAAAAAAGCGCAGCATATTTTAGGGTCTAATTAA